The following are from one region of the Leptospira terpstrae serovar Hualin str. LT 11-33 = ATCC 700639 genome:
- a CDS encoding HlyD family efflux transporter periplasmic adaptor subunit — protein MFKKFKNIKETDSNWESRHSASYYDELLKHPAPNWERKGIYLISTFFVCFVLFLVFGRVDVVVQATGSIRPKGNYYMVEALETGTLTNLYVKSGDFLKKGDPIMELEFSEQQIELSKDTNNLDYEEKKLQRLVRNKREAEKILKNLAYNLENNSGSALSGGVLNKFVSLKKAFMDFQNGVGAKFIYDQSLLEFNEEFGNLKDEIQREENIISSLRGDTKLKRERVANAVIRMPFSGIIGELSVNNVGQNIIRGQTVASLMEEGQPLEAIVEVSSKDIGAVRIGLTSVIKVKAFHQNDFGVVEGTVSQIIPNTKEKDSFSVILILGTQDLNQDGKEFQLFPGLKVVADIVIDRKSIYQILFRYADPRN, from the coding sequence ATGTTTAAAAAATTCAAAAATATAAAAGAAACTGATTCGAATTGGGAATCAAGGCATTCAGCATCTTATTATGATGAGTTATTAAAACACCCAGCACCCAATTGGGAAAGGAAAGGAATTTATCTTATTTCCACTTTCTTTGTTTGTTTTGTTTTATTTTTGGTATTTGGCAGAGTCGATGTCGTAGTGCAGGCAACAGGTTCAATTCGTCCAAAAGGTAACTACTATATGGTGGAAGCTTTAGAAACAGGAACTTTGACAAATTTATATGTGAAGTCTGGGGATTTTCTCAAAAAAGGAGATCCCATTATGGAATTAGAATTTTCTGAACAACAAATCGAATTATCAAAAGATACAAATAACTTAGATTATGAAGAGAAAAAACTACAACGGTTGGTTCGCAATAAAAGAGAAGCAGAAAAAATTCTAAAAAACTTAGCTTATAATTTAGAAAATAACTCTGGTTCGGCGTTATCAGGAGGAGTATTAAATAAATTCGTAAGTTTAAAAAAAGCTTTTATGGATTTTCAAAATGGTGTAGGCGCAAAATTTATTTACGACCAAAGTTTATTAGAATTCAATGAAGAGTTTGGAAATTTAAAGGATGAAATCCAAAGAGAAGAAAATATTATTTCGAGTCTTCGCGGTGATACAAAGTTAAAACGAGAAAGAGTTGCTAATGCTGTCATTCGTATGCCTTTCTCTGGTATCATCGGTGAACTTTCTGTAAATAACGTGGGGCAAAATATCATTCGTGGCCAGACAGTTGCATCCTTAATGGAAGAAGGCCAACCTCTAGAAGCCATCGTGGAAGTAAGTAGTAAAGATATCGGTGCAGTTCGAATTGGTTTAACTTCCGTGATTAAAGTGAAAGCTTTCCATCAAAATGATTTTGGTGTCGTAGAAGGAACAGTTTCTCAAATCATTCCCAATACAAAAGAAAAGGACTCTTTCTCAGTGATTCTTATTTTGGGAACACAAGATTTAAACCAAGATGGGAAAGAATTTCAGTTATTTCCAGGTTTGAAGGTTGTTGCAGATATCGTTATCGATAGAAAAAGTATATATCAAATTTTATTTCGTTATGCAGATCCTAGGAATTAA
- a CDS encoding peptidase domain-containing ABC transporter, protein MQSEVRRNLEKIRSVFRRNYLLAELDEAERESLLPYIEVRFVRLGQILIKANQMPEYIHFVLTGRFGMKQNKQDLSLGRYAFVEVGESIGERITLTKTPSKHDYYALEPSIVLLLPASRFLKLVETHPTIAEKAKHREEEQEKFHYVRKLSFFDELSPDEIKLILKSIQLVKVNQGEFIFSEGEAGDAAYIVRSGKIQIRTENPRKIISIMRSGDILGEIAIFKQQKRLASAVAAEDSDLYKIPGAVFRKVIGVEKGNKLEEIVQSRLLRYSTYKAKEKEENTIRPFVSKRFEFRKATKKFYIEQVTTDQHTLVGLVCSELALRVFDKPLPNNWKIRIKNELSRNIVPGIFELAIELEKLGFLTKQQHLSSDQLPELDNPVFITDDENVPCLLYLYDQELDAVLISHPIKGVYELSISQFLTIWDGVVLQFSPAPAAMSADVSLISFFKELRMLFSPKKSEIRWILVATVFSALLTLSLPYLIRQVVDQVLVFSDRNFLFTIVFGVALAIFFQTLFSLFRNLIAIGLMQSLEYNYFVRFFQHILNLTLPEFRKFETGDFTQRLKENQRILEITQRSGLFLILDLVTLPIYLFILFRLDSSLTFIGLFFLIVYALFVVRSSAKIKKLQKHSFESKKKTTSFFLSLFAGMPLIKSSAMESRYLSKGLNEIARTILTNLRVGKRVHVLELMSKFFEQIGLIAVITFGVSDVLNESLSLGSFLAFLVLYSLLMEPIVRLCHVYEDLSELRESRARLTEIYSLPGEIVSQRPFGELPRLSGKITLDHISFRYSETSPEILSDINLEIEAGEKIAIVGRSGCGKSTLMRIMMGTLTPSKGKVFVDSFDLSTLDPEEVRIQFGAVEQHPILFSGTIAENLSKKNPSLNKEALLAGAKLASVDHFVERFPMKYETKIGESGIGLSGGQRQRLAIARALVTNPSILFLDEPTSALDSETESHIQSQWETVFQDRTVIQISHRLHSTVSADKIIVIDEGRIVEVGTHAELIMTKGFYYHLFPTLSEGDKDV, encoded by the coding sequence ATGCAATCTGAAGTTAGGCGAAATCTAGAAAAAATCCGTTCTGTCTTTCGACGTAATTATTTACTTGCGGAATTAGATGAAGCGGAAAGAGAAAGCCTACTCCCATACATTGAAGTACGTTTTGTTCGGTTAGGACAAATCTTAATTAAAGCAAACCAAATGCCGGAATACATTCATTTTGTATTAACCGGTCGATTTGGAATGAAACAAAACAAACAAGACTTAAGTTTGGGCAGATATGCATTTGTTGAGGTTGGTGAATCCATAGGGGAAAGAATCACACTCACCAAAACTCCTTCAAAACATGATTATTATGCATTAGAACCTTCTATCGTTCTTTTACTTCCCGCATCTCGTTTTTTAAAGTTAGTTGAAACTCATCCGACAATAGCAGAAAAAGCTAAACATAGAGAAGAAGAACAAGAGAAGTTCCATTACGTAAGAAAACTTAGTTTTTTTGATGAACTTTCACCAGACGAAATCAAACTAATTTTAAAATCAATTCAGTTAGTTAAAGTCAACCAAGGCGAATTTATTTTTTCAGAAGGGGAAGCTGGTGATGCAGCTTATATTGTTCGATCGGGAAAAATTCAAATTCGAACAGAAAATCCACGGAAGATAATTTCCATTATGCGTTCTGGCGATATTTTGGGTGAGATTGCAATTTTTAAACAACAAAAACGTTTAGCAAGTGCTGTTGCAGCCGAAGATTCAGATTTATATAAAATACCAGGTGCTGTTTTTAGAAAAGTCATAGGTGTAGAAAAAGGAAACAAACTAGAAGAAATTGTACAATCGCGTTTGTTGCGTTATTCGACATACAAAGCAAAAGAAAAAGAAGAAAATACAATTCGACCCTTTGTTTCTAAGCGTTTTGAATTTAGAAAGGCAACAAAGAAATTCTACATAGAACAAGTCACAACGGACCAACATACTTTAGTTGGTTTGGTATGCTCTGAGTTAGCATTAAGAGTATTTGATAAACCTCTCCCTAATAACTGGAAAATTAGAATCAAAAACGAATTAAGTAGAAATATTGTTCCTGGAATTTTTGAATTAGCAATTGAACTTGAAAAATTAGGGTTTTTAACAAAACAACAACATCTGTCTTCGGACCAACTTCCCGAATTGGACAATCCCGTTTTTATTACGGATGATGAGAATGTCCCTTGTTTATTGTATCTATACGATCAAGAATTAGATGCAGTTTTAATTTCCCATCCTATCAAAGGAGTTTATGAACTTTCTATTTCTCAATTTCTAACAATTTGGGATGGAGTGGTTTTACAATTTTCTCCCGCACCGGCGGCAATGTCAGCAGACGTCAGTTTGATTAGTTTTTTTAAAGAACTACGAATGTTATTTAGTCCGAAAAAAAGTGAGATTCGTTGGATCTTAGTGGCAACAGTATTTTCTGCTCTCTTAACACTTTCTTTACCTTATTTGATACGCCAAGTGGTGGACCAGGTATTAGTATTTTCAGATCGTAATTTTCTATTTACAATTGTGTTCGGAGTGGCACTTGCAATATTCTTTCAGACATTATTCTCACTTTTTCGAAATCTAATTGCTATCGGACTTATGCAAAGTTTGGAGTATAATTATTTTGTACGATTTTTCCAACATATTTTAAACTTAACCTTACCTGAATTTCGAAAATTTGAGACAGGTGATTTTACTCAAAGACTTAAAGAAAACCAAAGGATATTGGAAATCACCCAGAGGTCGGGTCTGTTTTTGATTTTAGATTTGGTGACTTTACCGATTTATCTTTTTATTTTATTTCGTTTAGATAGTAGCCTTACCTTTATAGGACTATTCTTTTTGATCGTTTATGCATTGTTTGTAGTTCGTTCTAGTGCAAAGATAAAAAAATTACAGAAACATAGTTTTGAATCTAAAAAGAAAACTACATCTTTTTTCCTCTCTCTCTTCGCAGGAATGCCTTTGATTAAATCTTCTGCTATGGAAAGCCGTTATCTTTCTAAAGGCCTAAATGAAATTGCAAGAACCATTCTTACCAATTTAAGAGTTGGGAAACGGGTACATGTTTTGGAACTTATGAGTAAGTTCTTTGAACAAATTGGCCTAATTGCTGTCATTACATTTGGCGTGAGCGATGTACTAAATGAGTCACTTTCATTGGGAAGTTTTTTAGCATTCTTAGTTTTATATTCTCTTTTGATGGAACCAATTGTTCGTTTATGCCATGTATACGAAGATTTAAGTGAATTACGAGAATCTCGCGCAAGATTAACAGAAATTTATTCCTTACCTGGTGAAATTGTCAGCCAACGTCCGTTCGGTGAATTACCGCGGTTATCTGGAAAAATTACCTTAGATCATATTAGTTTCCGTTATTCTGAAACAAGTCCAGAAATACTTTCCGATATCAATTTGGAAATTGAAGCAGGTGAAAAGATTGCAATTGTTGGAAGGAGTGGTTGTGGTAAATCTACTTTAATGAGAATTATGATGGGAACACTCACTCCTAGTAAAGGAAAAGTGTTTGTAGACTCGTTTGACCTTTCCACCTTAGATCCTGAAGAAGTTAGAATTCAATTTGGTGCTGTGGAACAACATCCAATCTTATTTTCAGGAACCATTGCCGAGAATTTATCAAAAAAAAATCCATCTCTTAACAAAGAGGCTTTGTTAGCCGGTGCTAAATTAGCTTCTGTTGACCATTTTGTGGAAAGATTTCCAATGAAATACGAAACAAAAATTGGAGAGTCTGGAATTGGTCTTTCTGGTGGACAGAGACAAAGGTTGGCAATCGCTAGAGCTTTAGTGACGAATCCAAGTATTTTGTTTTTGGATGAACCAACCTCTGCATTAGATTCAGAAACAGAATCCCATATTCAATCCCAATGGGAAACTGTATTCCAAGATAGAACAGTCATTCAAATTTCTCATAGACTTCATAGTACGGTTAGTGCGGATAAAATTATTGTAATCGATGAAGGTCGAATTGTCGAGGTGGGAACTCATGCTGAGTTGATTATGACAAAAGGTTTTTATTACCATTTGTTCCCAACATTAAGTGAAGGGGATAAAGATGTTTAA
- a CDS encoding acetyl-CoA C-acetyltransferase, with the protein MEQVYILGGLRSAFGSFGGTLKDMSAVDLGVEVSKAALQKTGVDPSLIEESIFGNVIPTGKDGIYLARHIGLKSGVPIASPALTLNRLCGSGMEAVIQAAKKIMLGEAHTVLAGGVESMSNAPYVVRNARFGVRYGNSEFEDSLATGLTDIYVELPMGMTAENLSDQYKISREEQDLWAATSQERAEEATNKGILKDEIHAITISGKNPIVFDKDEFIKGKAGATKLANLKPAFKKDGTVTAGNASGINDGASALIVASASQAKKLGKEPLAIVKSWGHAGCDPAKMGIGPAVAIPAALQKAGLSLKDIGLFEINEAFAAQYLAVQKELGLDPKITNVNGGAVAIGHPLGASGNRVTLTLALEMQRRGVKYGVASLCIGGGQGIAIVLENPKA; encoded by the coding sequence ATGGAACAAGTTTATATTTTGGGCGGACTAAGATCCGCATTCGGTAGTTTCGGCGGTACTCTCAAAGATATGAGTGCCGTAGACCTTGGAGTAGAAGTCTCCAAAGCTGCACTTCAGAAAACCGGTGTGGATCCATCCCTCATTGAAGAAAGTATTTTTGGGAACGTAATCCCAACGGGTAAAGACGGAATCTATTTAGCAAGACATATTGGTTTAAAATCAGGAGTCCCGATTGCAAGTCCTGCACTGACTCTGAACAGGCTTTGTGGTTCTGGTATGGAAGCAGTCATCCAAGCGGCAAAAAAAATTATGTTGGGTGAGGCACATACAGTTCTTGCTGGTGGTGTAGAATCAATGAGTAACGCACCATATGTGGTAAGAAACGCAAGATTTGGTGTTCGTTATGGAAATTCTGAATTTGAAGATTCTTTAGCAACAGGTTTAACTGATATTTATGTTGAACTTCCTATGGGAATGACTGCTGAAAATTTATCTGACCAATACAAAATCTCTAGAGAAGAACAAGACCTTTGGGCAGCCACTTCACAAGAAAGAGCAGAAGAGGCGACAAACAAAGGAATCTTAAAAGATGAAATTCATGCCATCACGATTAGCGGAAAAAATCCTATCGTATTTGATAAAGATGAATTCATCAAAGGAAAAGCTGGTGCTACAAAACTTGCTAACTTAAAACCTGCATTCAAAAAAGACGGAACTGTCACTGCGGGAAATGCATCCGGAATTAATGATGGAGCTTCTGCATTGATTGTTGCTTCCGCATCTCAAGCAAAAAAATTAGGAAAAGAACCTTTGGCAATTGTCAAGTCCTGGGGACATGCTGGTTGTGATCCTGCGAAGATGGGGATTGGTCCTGCTGTTGCGATTCCTGCTGCCTTACAAAAAGCAGGACTTAGTTTGAAAGACATCGGACTTTTTGAAATCAATGAAGCGTTTGCTGCACAGTATTTAGCAGTTCAAAAAGAACTGGGACTTGATCCTAAAATTACAAATGTGAATGGCGGTGCAGTTGCCATTGGCCATCCACTTGGAGCATCTGGGAACCGTGTGACTTTGACTCTCGCATTAGAAATGCAAAGACGTGGAGTGAAATACGGAGTGGCTTCGCTTTGTATTGGCGGTGGTCAAGGAATTGCTATCGTTTTGGAAAATCCGAAAGCTTAA
- a CDS encoding DUF6938 domain-containing protein, with protein MNREPMFGLETGFLSKQTAGLIRGILQKRYSIGNKSVPLFSSPSPLFPGLELISDKGPNPLQKRLVVGSIRMGYGHHRMALSVYSHSLKKQIPTYLHDLLAIESPEATAIADIDSGYSYFSRLSAEIGGPVEWIWGQLMSQGNLTSLELSCQLAELYKGLMNGIPTDTSVITTYPLNGQISVASGFQKTIHLICDNYPQYYLLVPGALNLVQSPSSYTKFIQMGVPKENLAVAGHWVSEDVVSNAVTDSENRVRRIDAKKCRRFLIPIGGAGAQKGYVLDLIRLSKNHLQNKKAVFWINAGDHTKVLKSIEEFLIVQKIPYLSINTWEDLIHFIERHPLRSEDNENNPPVVLFHFPSHTEAFSATDRLIRITDVLVTKPSELAFYPVPKLFIRRVGDHEAASVLRSLELGEGTVECREVIHAKELIHIFTESEDLLLRMNESVIRNTIEGIYNGSKAAVEMSAAN; from the coding sequence ATGAATCGAGAACCCATGTTCGGCCTGGAAACCGGCTTTTTATCCAAACAAACCGCAGGTCTCATTCGCGGAATCCTCCAAAAACGCTATTCCATCGGTAACAAATCGGTTCCTTTGTTTTCTTCCCCTTCCCCACTTTTTCCTGGGTTGGAACTTATCTCAGACAAAGGACCAAACCCCCTCCAAAAACGATTGGTGGTCGGTAGCATTCGTATGGGATATGGCCACCACCGTATGGCCTTGTCAGTTTATTCTCATTCATTAAAAAAACAAATTCCCACTTACTTACATGACCTACTTGCCATAGAGTCCCCAGAAGCAACTGCCATTGCTGACATTGATTCTGGTTATAGTTATTTTTCAAGGCTCAGTGCAGAAATTGGAGGGCCTGTAGAATGGATTTGGGGACAACTTATGTCCCAAGGAAATCTAACTTCTTTAGAACTTTCTTGTCAGTTAGCAGAACTATATAAGGGACTAATGAATGGAATTCCAACCGATACATCCGTTATCACCACATACCCGTTAAACGGTCAAATTTCAGTGGCCTCAGGATTTCAAAAAACAATCCACTTAATTTGTGATAACTATCCACAATACTATTTGTTAGTGCCAGGAGCACTGAACTTAGTCCAATCTCCTTCCTCTTATACAAAGTTTATTCAAATGGGAGTACCAAAAGAAAACCTCGCGGTGGCAGGGCACTGGGTTTCCGAAGATGTTGTATCCAATGCAGTCACTGATAGTGAAAATCGAGTACGTAGAATTGATGCAAAAAAATGTAGAAGATTTCTTATCCCTATTGGCGGAGCAGGAGCCCAAAAAGGTTATGTACTTGATTTGATACGTTTGAGTAAAAACCATCTGCAAAATAAAAAAGCTGTCTTTTGGATTAATGCAGGTGACCACACCAAAGTCTTAAAATCCATTGAAGAATTTTTGATTGTTCAAAAAATTCCTTACCTATCCATCAATACTTGGGAAGATTTAATTCATTTTATTGAACGACACCCTTTACGTTCCGAAGATAATGAAAACAATCCACCGGTTGTTTTGTTTCATTTTCCTTCCCATACAGAAGCGTTTTCTGCAACCGACAGACTAATTCGTATTACAGATGTTCTAGTCACAAAACCATCGGAACTTGCATTCTATCCAGTTCCCAAACTTTTTATTCGAAGAGTGGGAGATCATGAAGCTGCTTCGGTTCTACGCTCATTAGAATTGGGGGAAGGTACTGTCGAATGTAGAGAAGTAATTCATGCAAAAGAACTCATTCATATTTTCACAGAATCAGAAGATTTGTTGCTTCGTATGAATGAATCTGTGATTAGAAATACAATCGAAGGAATCTATAATGGAAGTAAGGCGGCTGTGGAAATGTCAGCCGCAAACTAA
- a CDS encoding Hpt domain-containing protein: MNDPEDQAWLKEMITSLLENMATRIENLGRLLVSQEPKDLQAELHQIKGVAANFGLAALSEVVIKAEGFAKAGEIKSSVEEGKKIAAIWESTRQELEKKFST; the protein is encoded by the coding sequence ATGAATGATCCAGAGGACCAGGCCTGGTTAAAAGAGATGATCACCTCTCTTTTGGAGAACATGGCAACTCGGATCGAAAATTTAGGCCGACTTTTGGTTTCCCAAGAGCCGAAGGATCTGCAGGCAGAATTACACCAAATCAAAGGTGTGGCTGCAAATTTTGGTTTGGCAGCGCTTTCGGAAGTGGTGATCAAAGCAGAAGGTTTTGCAAAGGCCGGAGAAATAAAATCCTCGGTAGAAGAAGGCAAAAAGATAGCCGCCATCTGGGAATCCACCAGACAAGAACTAGAAAAAAAGTTTTCTACTTAA